The region AATTATTTATCTCCCAATATTTATCACATAACTCTCTTAAAAAGGCCCTGTCATGAGATACTATAACCATAGCACCCTTATAATTTTTTAGATAGTTTATTAACCACTCTATTGAATATAAATCTAAATGGTTGGTTGGTTCGTCTAATAACAGCAAGTCGGATTTTCCAGATAAAGTCCTTGCTAAAGATAATCTAGTAATCTCTCCACCACTTAAAGTAGAAACTTTTCTATCCCATTGTTCTTCTGAAAAACCCACTCCAACAAGTAAACTTCTTGTAATGCGATCAACCATATGTTCGGCATAATCCTTTAAAACAGCTTCTTTTATAAAATTATAAATTGATAAATCATCATTATCAGCACGATATTGTTTCAAGATAGAAATATTTAAATTATTTTTCTTTATTACTTGCCCTTCAATTGGTTCTAGGTTTCCATAAATAATATTCAATAAAGTTGTTTTACCGCTTCCATTTTTACCTATTAAAGCTATTTTATCCTTAGGATTTATAACCAAATTTACATCGTAGAATAAATAAAAATCCCCATAATTGTGAGAAACATCTTCTAACCTAACAAACATTTTTAATCAATCCCTAAATTATTTGAATTTTCAATTATATAAGAATATATATCCTCTAATGTTGGTCGTAACTTAATTTGAGATACTTCCAATTCATTAAGAGAAAAGTTTGGATCTTTTGTCTCCACAATTATTTTTTCATCAGAAACAGGTTTAATTGCTGTGATATTAGGAAGACTTTTTACTTTTTCCAAAACACTTTGATAATCATCTTTTTTAATAGTAAGTTCAAATATATTTATTTTAGTATCAAACCTCTCATACAACTTGTCAATACTGTCTTTAATAACAATCTTGCCGTCAACAATTATACCAACACTTGTAGCTAATTGTTCTATTTCCCATAAGTAATGAGAAGATATAATGATTGTAGTCCCCTTAGTAATATTTTCATTCAATATGAATCTTCTTATAAATCTAGAAGATTCAACATCAATAGCATTTGTCGGTTCATCTAATAAAAGTATTTCAGGAGATTTTAACAAGGCTCTAGCTATATTAAGCTTTTGCTTGTTCCCTGAAGATAGATTTTTTGTAAGTTTACGTTCATGCTTGTCTAAATCAAAACTTAATAAAAAATTATCGATTTTTTCTTCAGCATTTTCCACATCTGCAACAGTAGCAAAAAGTTTAAGATTTTCATAAGGAGTTAAATCTTCTTCGAGAACAGAATAATCTGAAACTAAGGAAATATATTTTCTTAATGTTTGCTTATTTTTGTACAAGTCTTGACCAAAAACTCTAACTTCACCAAAAGTTGGGGTTAATAGAGTAGATATCATCTTCATTATTGTAGATTTTCCGGCACCATTAGGTCCAATGAGGCCAAATATCTCACCTCTATTTATTCTCAAGTCAACATTATTAACAGCTATTGTATTTCCAAATCTTTTGGTTACCTTTTCAAAGGAAACAGCTTCATTAACCCCTTCAAATATTTTCATACTTTTCTAACTTTTTAACCCTCCTTTCAAAATCTCTTTCAGCAATTTTTTCTCTTTTATCGTATTTTTTCAGTCCTCTAGCTAAAGCTATTTTTACTTTTATCAAACCTTTATCGTTCACATAAAACTCTAAAGGAATTATTGTTAATCCTTCTTTTTTAACTTTACTATTCAAACGAATAATTTCTTTCTTGTGCATTAGTAATCTTCTTGGCCTTTCCGGATCATGATTGAATACGGTAGCACTTGAATAAGGACTTATATGAACATTATACAAAATTAATTCACCGTTTTCAATTTTACAAAAGGCGTCTTTTAGATTTATATTTCCCTCTTTTGCTGACTTAACCTCAGTTCCTTTCAATTCTATTCCACATTCAAAGGTTTCTAAGATTTCATAATCATGAAAAGCTTTTTTGTTTTTTGCTAAAACTTTCATTTACAGCACCTCAATTCAAAAATTCACATGCACCTGTTTTAAGTTCCAACCTTTGGCGCTTTTTCTTCACTATTAGCCAAAAAATTTAATTCTTCTTGGTTCCTCTTCTTTTTATCTAAGGCATTTAATATTACTTCTGCCCTTCTCTTTCCTACACCAGGTATAGTTGTAAGATCTTCAAACTTTGCTTTCATTAACTCGGGAAGTGTCTTAAAAGTTTCTACCACATTTCTCACAACTATTGATGGAAGATTTGTTGAATAAAGTAACCTATAACCCTTTGAGGAAACTCCATATTCTTCCAATTCATCTTCCGATTCTATATCATTATAGCCAAGAGCTTTAGCTACTTCTAACGGTCTAACTAAACTATCCACACCAAAATCATTAAAGATTTCTAAGGCTTCTTCAGGTCTTTGATATGATAAATTCTCAACACTATAATCCATAATTACAGAACCGACAAGCTTAGGAACAGATCTTAAGATCTCTTCATACTCAAGTCTGACACTTCCAGCAATTTCACCCAACTCTAATAAATATCTTTCAGCTTTTTGAGTAATACATATTGTAAGCATTCCTTTTGAGATAACTTCAACTACATCTCTTAGACTAACTTTTTCTTTTATTTCTTCTATATTCAAATATTCTAATAATCCCATAAAACTTTGCCTATATCGTTGAGCAATTGTAATCTCCTGATTCAACCGTGCAAACAAAACATTTTCAGGTAATAACTCATGCTTTAATTTATCATAATATACAGATATAATATTCCTTCTTTTAGAAATAGCAACTGTTAAATCCCCTGTTTGTATGGCAATTTTTTCTGCTGTTTTATGTCTCATTCCTGTTTCTGAACTTGGAATATTTTTATCAGGATTTAGAAGAGCGTTCGCATACAAAATTTTAGTTCCGTCACTATTTAATACAACAGCTCCATCCATTTTAGACAATTCATATATTTTCTCAGGTAGAAAATCACAATTTAATTCAAATCCTGGTTGTATAAGTCCTTCTTTGATGTTATCTTCAGGATGAGACGAAAAGAATAAGAGTGCACCCAGATTTGCCTCCATTATTCTATCTACACCTTTTCTAATAGGCTTACCAGGTGCAAGTAAATTGAAAATTTTTCCCAATTTTTCGTTCAAAGGACACTTCCCTCCTTCCCAAATAATTTTATCAAATCTTTGACGTTTTCCACAACTTTAAAATTATTATTATCAATATTTTTATTTTTTGGAATCAATACAGCATCTGCACCGAGTTTCTGAGCTATTTCAATTCTCTTTTCTAAAAGCGAAACCCCTCGAATTCTTCCATCTAAACCTATTTCTCCTAAAGCAATTACAGAATATAAAAGAGGTTTGTCTAGCATAGAAGAGATTAAAGAAAGAGCAATTGCTAAATCCATTGAACTATCGGTAATTTTTAAACCTCCAGATGTATTAACAAATATATCTTTGTTTTCCAAAGGAAATTTAAGTTTTTTAGAAAGGACCGCAGTAATCATTAACAATCTATCTATGGGAACACCTGATGTAACCCTTCTAGGAGAACCATATACTGGATTACTTACCAAAGCCTGTATCTCAATGGGCAAAAATCTTTGCCCAACCTTGGCTACTGTCAAAGTATTACCAGGCTCATTTGAATACTCTGAAAGAAAAAAAGATGTAATATCTTCAATTGGTTTTAAACCAGTTTGGGTGATCTCTAATATTATTATTTCATCTGTAGGACCAAATCGATTTTTTAAAACTTTCAGTATTCTAAGCCCTGAACTTCTCTCCAAATCAATTTGAATCACACAATCAACCATATGTTCCAAGACTTTCGGCCCAGCTATAGCCCCTTCCTTATTCACATGGCCTACTAATATAACAGGTATTTCTGTCTTCTTTGCATAATCAACTATTTTTCGTGTACATTCTCTAACTTGAAGCAAACTACCAGGCGCAGAATCAATTTCATCACTTTTTAAGGTTTGAATAGAATCTATAAAAATAGCTTCAGGACGGTGCTTACTATTAATCAAAGCACTGAGAATTAGCTCTATGTTACTTTCAAACATCAAAGCAATCCTTTTGTTACCTATATTCAGTCTTTCAAATCTTTGAAGAACTTGATTTACCGATTCTTCTCCTGAAATGTAAAAAATGAATCCTTCTTTAATATCTAATGAATCTGCTAACTGTGTTAGAAGTGTACTTTTTCCTATTCCAGGCTCTCCACTTAATAAATACACGCCTCCTTTAACTAAACCTCCATTTAATGCGTCATTTATTTCTTTTAGTTTGATTGATATTTTTTGTGGAGGAGAAATTTCCTGCCCTATAAAAACTATCTCAGGAGCATCTTTAATATTCTTATCAAAAGCAATATCCGCGGTATATTCTACCGCGGATTCTAATTCTTGACATACCGGACATTTTGCAAACCATTTATCAGACTCATAACCACAATTATTACAAACATAAACTTTTTCTGATTTTTTCAAGTGTTAACCACTTTCTTTTCCGCTTTTTTACGTTTATTGGGAGATCTTCTAAAACTTAGCTTATCGTCATTCTTCCTATGAGTTATGATAATTATATCGTCTTCTTCATATTTGTTTTTAAGTATTTCTTCAGATAATGGATCTTCAATATACCTTTGAATTGCCCTTTTCAGTGGTCTAGCGCCAAATATTGGATTATACCCTTTTTCTAGCAGAAAGTCTATCGCACTTTCCTTAACTGAAAGGCTAAGATTCTTTTCCTCAAGTCTGCTTTTTAAATCAGAAATTTGAATGAATATTATTTCTTTAAGCTGCTTTTTGGTCAACGGATGGAAAACTATAATATCATCCAATCTATTTATAAATTCGGGCCTAAATGTTTTTTTGACAGCAGACATTACTTGTTCCTTCATATTTTGATAATCGCTTTCAAAACTGTCATTTTCAACGAAACCCATAGACCTCTTTGTCTTGCTAATTTGCTCAGAACCAAGGTTTGACGTCATTATTATAATAGTATTTCTAAAATCTACAGCCCTTCCTTGAGAATCTGTTAATCTTCCTTCATCCATAATCTGCAACAAAATGTTGTAAACATCTGGATGAGCCTTTTCTATTTCATCTAACAATATAACAGAATATGGTCTTCTTCTTACAATCTCGGTTAACTGTCCACCTTCTTCATATCCAACATATCCAGGAGGTGCACCAACAAGTCTAGAGACACTGAACTTTTCCATATATTCGTTCATATCAATTCTGACCAAATGCGTTTCATCTCCAAAGAGATATGAAGCTAATGCTTTAGCCAATTCTGTTTTACCTACACCGGTAGGTCCTAAAAACAAGAATACACCTATAGGTCTTCTTGGATCTTTTAATCCGCTTCTTGCCCTTCTTATCGCTTTAGATACAGATCTAATTGCTTCATCTTGGCCAACAACTCTTTTATGTAAAACATCTTCAAGATTCAATAATCTCTGCATCTCTTCAACTTCTAATTGTTGTAGAGGAACTCCTGTCCAATTTGAGATTATCTCGGCAATATTTTCCTCATCTATATCAATTATGTTATTTTCTGCTTCATTTCTCCATTTAACATAAGCTTCTCTGTATTTTTCTTTCATTTTCTCTAGTTCATTTTCACTCTTATCTTTTGATTCTTCACGAGATATTTTGTACACTTCTCTCTTTTTTTCTAATTCTTCAATTTTTTCAAGTTCTAACCTCAATTTAGGAGGTAATGTTAAAGCCCCTAACCTTGCTTTTGCACCAGCTTCGTCTATGACGTCTATTGCTTTGTCGGGTAAATGTCGATCTGTTATATAACGAGCTGAAAGATGAGCTGCTGCTTCAAGCGCACTGTTAGAATATTTTACCTTATGATGTTCCTCATATTTATGCTTTATCCCTTTCAATATTTTAATAGTCTCTTCTATTGATGGTTCAGTAACATAAATTTTTTGGAATCGTCTTTCAAGTGCAGGATCCTTTTCTATAAATTTTCTGTACTCTCCAGATGTAGTTGAACCAATTATTGTTATTTTCCCATTGGCTAATGCAGGTTTCAAAACGTTAGCAGCATCCATTGATGATCCCTCTGCTGCACCTGCTTCAACTATCATGTGTAATTCATCAATAAAGAGAATTATATCTTCAGTTTTTTCGAGTATTTGCATCAATTTTTTCATCCGTTTTTCAAATTCCCCGCGGTATTTAGTGCCAGCTACTAAGGCCGTTATATCTAAAGAAAAGATAGTTTTATTTTTTAAGATTTCCGGTACAGTTCCTTCCACAATTTTTTGAGCTAAGCCTTCTACTATAGCACTTTTACCTACTCCTGCTTCACCAATTAGTACAGGATTGTTCTTCTTCCTTCTAGCTAGTATTTCCATTACTCTATTTATTTCTATTTCTCTACCTATAATTGGATCTAATTTGTGATTTTCTGCTAATGCAGTTAAATCAATACCAAAATCTTCTAATTGCTTAAGTGCATTTTGCTTTTGACGCTTTCTTTCCTCTAATTCTTCGCTTTTAACAATATCTGTTTTTCCAGGTAACTCGCCTTTCATCATTATTTCAGACAATTCCTTTCTCATCAAAGATAAATTAATACCTGATCTCTTAAGTATATGAGACGCAATTCCTTCTGCTTCCCTGCATATACCTAATAACAAATGTTCTGCATCAATTCTATCAAATCCCATCAATTCTGCTTCATCATACGCAAGTTCCAATATTCTTTTAGCTCTTGGTGTTGGCTGTGGAGAACCAATAATTCCTTGTGTAGAATTGGTACCCACAACATTAGTAATCTCCATTTTAACACTATTATAATGAAGGTTAAATTCATCAAATATTTTATCTAAATGTCTTCCTCCAACCTTTAAAAGTCCCAAAAGAATATGTTCGGTTCCAACATATGGATGTCCCATTTCTTTCGCTTCATTTTGAGCCTCTATAAACACTTTTGCGGCCCTTTCCGTAAAGTTATCAAACATGTCTTCTCCTCCTTCACGATACCGTCAACCAATAGAATTCTATTCTCAATATGTTAATATTATTAGTGTAGTTCGTATAAAAAACATACGTTCTTATAAGAATAAATAATCTATATAACTTCTTTAAACTACCTCGTTTTTCATTATTATTGTACCATGATTATTATTAAAAACAAAGTAAATAAAGTTAAATTATATAGAAATTAGCTTTTCTGATACTTGTTTGACATAGTATATTCATCTTAATCTTTTCTTAACTCAAATGCAATTGACAATTGCACACTGGTTTGATATAATCTTTTGCAGTTGAATAATGTTCATGCCGATGTAGCTCAATTGGCAGAGCGGCTGACTTGTAATCAGCAGGTTGGGGGTTCAAGTCCCTTCATCGGCTCCAAGTTATAAACAATTTATTATGTTGATTTGGTGAGGTGCCCGAGAGGCCAAAGGGGGCGGACTGTAAATCCGCTGGCAGATTGCCTTCGAAGGTTCGAATCCTTCCCTCACCACCAATATACATGTGATTTAACAAGAGAGGTGAAATTATGGCAGCAAAGACTCCTATTATCAACTTTTCGTTAAAATGTACAGAATGTAATAATAGAAACTATTATAAGACAAAGAATAGAAACTTCAAGAACAAAATTGAATTAAAAAAGTATTGTCCAAAGTGTCGTAAACATACCTTACATGTTGAATCAAAGATTTAATTTTGATTTTGGCACATATTTCAAAAAGTAGGAGTGTTTTATATGTCAAAATTTTGGATTTTTCTAACATCTGTGTGGCAGGAAGCAAAAAAAATTAAATGGCCAACAAAAAAAGAATTACTAAATTCTACATTGGTAGTTTTAGTTATTCTGGTAGTTGTCTCTGTTTATTTGTTTCTTGTTGATTTCGGGCTAGTTCAATTTTTTACACATTTGGTTTATCCTTTTTTCTTAGGTATTCCAGCTTCTCCCTCACCTTAGTTAAATCGATTAGTTGATAAATAAGTTAATAAATCAAATTTAAAAACGTGGTGATTTTTTAGAAGATGCGTAAAGAATGGTATGTTTTGCAAGTATATTCTGGTATGGAAAACAAAGTCAAAGAAAACATTGAAGAGAAAGTGAAAAATCTCGGATACGATAAGTATATTGGAAAAATAGTTATTCCTGAAATTGAAGAATTAAATTATACTAATAGACGAATAGACAGGATGTTTGTGTCTAAAGATGCTGAGTTGTTTGTTAAAAAGGGTAAAGATGTAAAAAAGGGAGACTTACTAGCTAAAGAACCAGCTATAAAGATCAAATCAAAAGGTAAAATTGTTGAAGCCAAAAATTATCGAAAGATTATGGTGGAAACAGAAGGTAAAAAATATTCAAAAACCTTCCTTATACCTGAAAGTGTTGGTGTAATAGCAGGTTTAAGAGTAGGAAAAAAGGTTGTTTCTGGAACTCCACTCAGCAAAAATTTTGAATATGAATGTGATGTAGATGGTGAAATTGTTAGTATAGATAAGGTTAAAAGAGTAATAGTTCAATCTGAATCTGGTGAAAATGAAGTATATATAGTTCCAAAAGAAACATTTAAATCAGATATTTATAAAGTTGGAACAATTGTGGAACCTGAGGAAATAATTGGTGATGCTAAAGAATATAGAGCAAAATTTGCGGGAAGAGTTGATATACGAGAAACCGCACTAATTAAAGAGATTAGATTGATAAAAACAAAAAAGAAAAATTTATTTCCAGGATATGTTTTCATAGAAATGATGTACACTAAAGAAGTTGAAGATACAATAAAGAAAATTCCTTATGTCTCAACCTTTTTAAATATTGGTGGAAAGCCTGTTAAACTTCAAAAGAATGAGATTAGCGCAGTATTGAGATTGATAGGAGAAGAATCATTTGAAAAGAAAAAGCTTCAAGAAATTAGAACTGATTTTGAAATTGGTGAACATATAAAAATAATTAGTGGACCTTTTGAATATTTTACAGGCAAGATAAAGGCTATCGATTTAGAAAAACAAGAAGTTAAAGTTGGAGTAAGTATGTTTGGAAGAGAAACCACCGTTACTCTTTCGTTAAGTGAAATAGAAAAAATAATTGATTAATATTAATATAACGTGAGTGGGAGGGATTTTTCCCGATATACCACAAGGAGGTACGATAGAATGGCAAAAAAACTTATTAGAGTAGTAAAGCTACAATTAGAAGCAGGTAAAGCAACTCCTGCACCTCCAGTCGGACCGGCATTAGGTCAATATGGAGTAAATTTGATGGAATTTTGTAAAAAATTTAATGCCGTTACAGCTGATCAAGCAGGAACTTTATTACCTGTGGAGATTTCTGTTTATGAAGATCGATCTTTTTCCTTTGTAGTTAAAACTCCTCCCGCTTCATTTTTACTCAAAAAAGCAGCTGGCGTAAAATCTGGAGCGAAAGAACCCGGAAAAGAAGTGGTCGGGAAAATCACAAAATCTCAGCTAAGAGAAATTGCTGAGATTAAAATGAAGGACCTAACTGCTAAAGATATAGAAGCTGCCATGAAAACTATAGCCGGAACAGCAAAAAATATGGGAATAGAAATAGTCGAAGGCTAGAAAGGGAGGAGAATAAGACATGCCAAAAAGAGGTAAAAAATATAAAGAAGTATCAAAGTTGGTTGACAAAACGAAAACGTACAATATTGAAGAAGCCATAGAACTTATTAAAAAAGTTTCCTATACAAAGTTTGATGGAACGGTCGAACTACATATAGTTTTAGGAATAGATCCCAAAAAAACTGATCAAAATGTTAGAGGAACAATATCTCTGCCAAATGGTACAGGTAAAAGTGTAAGAGTTTTGGTATTTGCAGAAGGTGAAAAGGCCGAACAGGCACGTCAAGCAGGAGCAGATTATGTGGGTTCAGATGATTTAATCGAGAAAATTAATTCTGAAGGATGGACAGATTTTGATGTAGCTATAGCCACTCCAGATATGATGCGTAAAATTGCTCGACTTGGTAAGGTCCTAGGTCCTCGTGGACTAATGCCTTCACCAAAAGCTGGAACTGTTACTGAAGATATAGCCCAAGCCGTGAAAGAATTTAAAGCTGGAAAAGTGGAAGTTCGAAATGACAGAACAGGAAACATTCATGTGCCAGTGGGGAAGGTTTCCTTTAACAATGAAGCTCTTAAAGAAAATATTCTTTCTGCTCTTGAACAAATCAACAAAATGAAGCCTGAGAGTTCAAAAGGAAAATTTATAAAAAAAGCTACTATAAGTCCTACAATGGGTCCTGCAATAGTTATAGATTTAAGTTCTCTTGGTGAGATTAAAGTAGCGTAATTAGATAATTTAATTATTTACACAATTTATTTTTTCAATAATGCGTACCAAAGAAAGTGGGTCTTTTAAGAAAGATAAAGAGTATAATGCTCGCCTACAGAGGTACGTGGAATAAAGAAATAAATAGATGAATATTACATTTATTTCTTTTATAGTCCGCGGCCGTGTGCCGCTTTTTTTATGAGGAGGTGTTCTTTTTGTTAACCAAAGAACTAAAGAAAGGCTTGATTCAGGACTTCGTAGATGCTTTGGAAAAAGCTAATTTAATACTTTTCATTGACTTTACTGGTATGAATGTTCCCTTATCTCATCAGTTTAGGATGGAGTTATATAACAATTTTGGTGAAGATGTTATCTATAAAGTCTATAGAAATTCTTTGTTAAAAACAGCTATCAAATTATCGAAAAAATCCGAAGATGAGTTTGAACCTTTTTTAACTGGACCAACAGCTGTCTTATCCGCTAAAAATGTAGATCCAATTGAAGTATTAAAGTTTGTCAAAAAATTTTCTGATTCCCAAAAAGGCTTACCTTTTATTAAAGGTGGAATATTAGAAGGCCAAATAATAGATTCTGAAAAAGCTAATGAATATGCTAAACTGCCTTCTAAGCAAGAATTATATGCTATGCTTGTTAGAAGCGTAAATTATCCTATATTTGGTTTAGTTAATGCCTTAGCCGGCAACATTAGAAACCTTATTTATGTTTTAAACGCTATAAAAGATAATAAGTAAATTTGGAGGTGTATGGTAGATGACAAAAGAGGAATTCATTAATGAAATCAAAAAAATGACCGTTGGAGAACTTGCTGAATTAGTCAAAGCTCTTGAAGAAGAATTTGGAGTATCCGCAGCTGCTCCAGTAATGGCAGCAGCTATGCCAGGCGTAGCGGCAGGT is a window of Defluviitoga tunisiensis DNA encoding:
- the rplA gene encoding 50S ribosomal protein L1; its protein translation is MPKRGKKYKEVSKLVDKTKTYNIEEAIELIKKVSYTKFDGTVELHIVLGIDPKKTDQNVRGTISLPNGTGKSVRVLVFAEGEKAEQARQAGADYVGSDDLIEKINSEGWTDFDVAIATPDMMRKIARLGKVLGPRGLMPSPKAGTVTEDIAQAVKEFKAGKVEVRNDRTGNIHVPVGKVSFNNEALKENILSALEQINKMKPESSKGKFIKKATISPTMGPAIVIDLSSLGEIKVA
- a CDS encoding transcription termination/antitermination NusG family protein, giving the protein MRKEWYVLQVYSGMENKVKENIEEKVKNLGYDKYIGKIVIPEIEELNYTNRRIDRMFVSKDAELFVKKGKDVKKGDLLAKEPAIKIKSKGKIVEAKNYRKIMVETEGKKYSKTFLIPESVGVIAGLRVGKKVVSGTPLSKNFEYECDVDGEIVSIDKVKRVIVQSESGENEVYIVPKETFKSDIYKVGTIVEPEEIIGDAKEYRAKFAGRVDIRETALIKEIRLIKTKKKNLFPGYVFIEMMYTKEVEDTIKKIPYVSTFLNIGGKPVKLQKNEISAVLRLIGEESFEKKKLQEIRTDFEIGEHIKIISGPFEYFTGKIKAIDLEKQEVKVGVSMFGRETTVTLSLSEIEKIID
- a CDS encoding ATP-dependent Clp protease ATP-binding subunit, coding for MFDNFTERAAKVFIEAQNEAKEMGHPYVGTEHILLGLLKVGGRHLDKIFDEFNLHYNSVKMEITNVVGTNSTQGIIGSPQPTPRAKRILELAYDEAELMGFDRIDAEHLLLGICREAEGIASHILKRSGINLSLMRKELSEIMMKGELPGKTDIVKSEELEERKRQKQNALKQLEDFGIDLTALAENHKLDPIIGREIEINRVMEILARRKKNNPVLIGEAGVGKSAIVEGLAQKIVEGTVPEILKNKTIFSLDITALVAGTKYRGEFEKRMKKLMQILEKTEDIILFIDELHMIVEAGAAEGSSMDAANVLKPALANGKITIIGSTTSGEYRKFIEKDPALERRFQKIYVTEPSIEETIKILKGIKHKYEEHHKVKYSNSALEAAAHLSARYITDRHLPDKAIDVIDEAGAKARLGALTLPPKLRLELEKIEELEKKREVYKISREESKDKSENELEKMKEKYREAYVKWRNEAENNIIDIDEENIAEIISNWTGVPLQQLEVEEMQRLLNLEDVLHKRVVGQDEAIRSVSKAIRRARSGLKDPRRPIGVFLFLGPTGVGKTELAKALASYLFGDETHLVRIDMNEYMEKFSVSRLVGAPPGYVGYEEGGQLTEIVRRRPYSVILLDEIEKAHPDVYNILLQIMDEGRLTDSQGRAVDFRNTIIIMTSNLGSEQISKTKRSMGFVENDSFESDYQNMKEQVMSAVKKTFRPEFINRLDDIIVFHPLTKKQLKEIIFIQISDLKSRLEEKNLSLSVKESAIDFLLEKGYNPIFGARPLKRAIQRYIEDPLSEEILKNKYEEDDIIIITHRKNDDKLSFRRSPNKRKKAEKKVVNT
- the smpB gene encoding SsrA-binding protein SmpB gives rise to the protein MKVLAKNKKAFHDYEILETFECGIELKGTEVKSAKEGNINLKDAFCKIENGELILYNVHISPYSSATVFNHDPERPRRLLMHKKEIIRLNSKVKKEGLTIIPLEFYVNDKGLIKVKIALARGLKKYDKREKIAERDFERRVKKLEKYENI
- the rplK gene encoding 50S ribosomal protein L11, whose amino-acid sequence is MAKKLIRVVKLQLEAGKATPAPPVGPALGQYGVNLMEFCKKFNAVTADQAGTLLPVEISVYEDRSFSFVVKTPPASFLLKKAAGVKSGAKEPGKEVVGKITKSQLREIAEIKMKDLTAKDIEAAMKTIAGTAKNMGIEIVEG
- the secE gene encoding preprotein translocase subunit SecE, whose product is MSKFWIFLTSVWQEAKKIKWPTKKELLNSTLVVLVILVVVSVYLFLVDFGLVQFFTHLVYPFFLGIPASPSP
- the rpmG gene encoding 50S ribosomal protein L33 → MAAKTPIINFSLKCTECNNRNYYKTKNRNFKNKIELKKYCPKCRKHTLHVESKI
- the disA gene encoding DNA integrity scanning diadenylate cyclase DisA codes for the protein MNEKLGKIFNLLAPGKPIRKGVDRIMEANLGALLFFSSHPEDNIKEGLIQPGFELNCDFLPEKIYELSKMDGAVVLNSDGTKILYANALLNPDKNIPSSETGMRHKTAEKIAIQTGDLTVAISKRRNIISVYYDKLKHELLPENVLFARLNQEITIAQRYRQSFMGLLEYLNIEEIKEKVSLRDVVEVISKGMLTICITQKAERYLLELGEIAGSVRLEYEEILRSVPKLVGSVIMDYSVENLSYQRPEEALEIFNDFGVDSLVRPLEVAKALGYNDIESEDELEEYGVSSKGYRLLYSTNLPSIVVRNVVETFKTLPELMKAKFEDLTTIPGVGKRRAEVILNALDKKKRNQEELNFLANSEEKAPKVGT
- a CDS encoding ABC transporter ATP-binding protein, with protein sequence MKIFEGVNEAVSFEKVTKRFGNTIAVNNVDLRINRGEIFGLIGPNGAGKSTIMKMISTLLTPTFGEVRVFGQDLYKNKQTLRKYISLVSDYSVLEEDLTPYENLKLFATVADVENAEEKIDNFLLSFDLDKHERKLTKNLSSGNKQKLNIARALLKSPEILLLDEPTNAIDVESSRFIRRFILNENITKGTTIIISSHYLWEIEQLATSVGIIVDGKIVIKDSIDKLYERFDTKINIFELTIKKDDYQSVLEKVKSLPNITAIKPVSDEKIIVETKDPNFSLNELEVSQIKLRPTLEDIYSYIIENSNNLGID
- the radA gene encoding DNA repair protein RadA — translated: MKKSEKVYVCNNCGYESDKWFAKCPVCQELESAVEYTADIAFDKNIKDAPEIVFIGQEISPPQKISIKLKEINDALNGGLVKGGVYLLSGEPGIGKSTLLTQLADSLDIKEGFIFYISGEESVNQVLQRFERLNIGNKRIALMFESNIELILSALINSKHRPEAIFIDSIQTLKSDEIDSAPGSLLQVRECTRKIVDYAKKTEIPVILVGHVNKEGAIAGPKVLEHMVDCVIQIDLERSSGLRILKVLKNRFGPTDEIIILEITQTGLKPIEDITSFFLSEYSNEPGNTLTVAKVGQRFLPIEIQALVSNPVYGSPRRVTSGVPIDRLLMITAVLSKKLKFPLENKDIFVNTSGGLKITDSSMDLAIALSLISSMLDKPLLYSVIALGEIGLDGRIRGVSLLEKRIEIAQKLGADAVLIPKNKNIDNNNFKVVENVKDLIKLFGKEGSVL
- the rplJ gene encoding 50S ribosomal protein L10, producing MFFLLTKELKKGLIQDFVDALEKANLILFIDFTGMNVPLSHQFRMELYNNFGEDVIYKVYRNSLLKTAIKLSKKSEDEFEPFLTGPTAVLSAKNVDPIEVLKFVKKFSDSQKGLPFIKGGILEGQIIDSEKANEYAKLPSKQELYAMLVRSVNYPIFGLVNALAGNIRNLIYVLNAIKDNK